One Halichondria panicea chromosome 6, odHalPani1.1, whole genome shotgun sequence genomic window carries:
- the LOC135336917 gene encoding uncharacterized protein LOC135336917 yields MLSRNILNWVVLLTLATVTRSEHYHIVPVDSTDLCNGYRNGTCFTLEQFVETDLLSGGDNLALSFLPGDHVLTEQLWIRNFSHVHLTGLPENTTVVRFHSNGVIRFVSITKLSIERFGFIGVNLGSPNSHPGLIVDSAHDVYINDCYFTNFDLLNQADIVKITNTQTATIESTLFMKNIDRALHIEADDVYITKSVFTRNDGGAVDIQSNNTQINNTEFNYNSAENGGAVEVISGTVVITWCNFTNNKASQDGGALYVTSGSSVTISDSNLKNNGANWGGAINVDSGNVSISGSTLINNTAIMNGGAVDASSSSIVSIFNSILTNNTADRSGGAFGVTSNSRVTISDSNLTNNGAKISGGVINVDLGSVSISGSTLTNNIAAKNGGAIDASSTSRVTIYDSNLKNNGANWGGAINVNSGNVSISGSTLTNNIAAMNGGAIDASSSSIVSIFNSILRNNTADGSGGAIGVQSGNLNIFDSNLTNNRAKIWGGAINVDSSRVSISDSILTDNTADSSGGAIDASSSIMSIFNSTLTNNSAKRNGGAIGVTSDSSVTISNSNLTNNRAKISGGAINVDSGNVSISGSTLTNNIAAMNGGAIDASSLSIVSIFNSILRNNTADGSGGAFGVTSGSRVTISDSNLTNNRAKIWGGAINVESGSVSISNNTTLTNNTADGSGGAIRVQSGNLNIFDSNLTNNRAKIWGGAINVDSGNVSISGSTLTNNIATMNGGAIDASSSSIVSIFNSILRNNTADGSGGAFGVTSSSRVTISDSNLTKNGAKISGGVINVDLGSVSISDSTLTNNIATMNGGAIDASSSSIVSIFNSILRNNTADGSGGAFGVTSSSRVTISDSNLTKNGAKISGGVINVDLGSVSISDSTLTNNIATMNGGAIDASFSSIVSIFNSILRNNTADESGGAFGVTSGSRVTISDSNLTNNRAKIWGGAINVESGSVSISNNTTLTNNTADGSGGAIGVQSGNLNIFDSNLTNNRAKIWGGVINVDSGNVSISGSTLINNSAIMYGGPVYNIAAMNGGAIDASSSSIVSIFNSILRNNTADGSGGAIGVQSGNLNIFDSNLTNNRANIWGGAINVDSSRVSISDSILTDNTADYGGAIDASSSIMFIFNSTLTNNSAKRNGGAIGVTSNSSVTISDSNLINNRAEIWGGAINIDSGNVSISDSILEKNSAKRNGGAIDTYSGSVSISNSTLTNNIADRSGGAIGVYSSSVSISDSTLTNNRAVANGGLIHCDLGSTVSISDSMLKNNTATSGGGIFLRVSTLSVNEPIKINLNTAHQDGAGIYAHSSRVDFQSASANIRSEIVDNIAGNGGGIYAVATTIKLTHSHVSIGSNTATASGGGVFLRQSSRLYLFKKDHEHVAKKNQHKMTFVSLLINNNSAQYGGGIFVADDTESGACRGGVTETGAIQTIFEDCFIQTINLMEPEPKINHFNTFMTNNTATQSGADIYGGLLDRCTAEQNAEYYNSSNGLDYIKRTVKPYTELSISSSPIQVTFCNHSQSDYVFTKKGHTYKINVMAFDQVGNPINATIRSSVITNSGVGRLKEGQSEQVVGNQCTELEYNVFSQDSSAQVELYADGPCMNLGISRQVINISFLPCTCPVGLKPIQSDIECKCDCDPDLQQLYQITNCSEENGSIKLESNNNIWIEFINTPNKTGYVVSNCAFDYCVEKPINISLSNPDEQCAFNRSGVLCGECEPGLSLVLATSNCKECSNLYLLLLIPFALAGILLVASILVLNITIATGNIHGLIFYANIVAANRAIFLPSVKNVLTVFVSWVNLDLGIETCFYDGMNSQGKALIQLVFPTYLFVLMLLIILLSKYFDSFAKLLSNRNPVAALGTLVLLSYSKFLRFIVAALQFTELHYPDGSTKVVWLYDGNVQYFTPIRIPQFVAAIIILIAGVLFTVLLFFGQWFPRCSKVMICTKNTYYNGFMDAYHAPFTPKHRYWVGLLLFALIVYNLVAAMDTDTSLPVLSAGCIAFGLIALNNRVYKKRFNEYLEALFLLNLGILSIGTSYVVETHQQQETLTIVSMPIAFILFVIIISYHFHHFILKNTKIWLKIKEVTRTGTADKKNQQPNNAMAMHQLAANDDDEQFNNAEQIHIVNPPLYTGGAVEEADPDRYITPPIIRPATRPEQLRLSYMDELAPITTENYRPAPLPQRVNRRPTVTHTEIAGPFAQ; encoded by the coding sequence ATGCTGTCTAGAAATATTCTCAACTGGGTGGTGCTACTGACCCTAGCTACCGTTACCAGGAGcgagcactatcacattgtgccagtggattcaactGACTTATGTAATGGATATcgaaatggaacttgtttTACTCTCGAGCAGTTTGTTGAAACCGACTTGttatctggtggagacaatctcgccttgagctttctacctggagatcatgtgttaACTGAGCAGTTATGGATTCGTAACTTCTCACATGTGCATCTCACTGGCCTGCCGGAAAATACAACTGTAGTCAGATTCCATAGCAATGGTGTAATACGTTTTGTTAGTATTACCAAATTGAGCATTGAACGTTTTGGTTTCATTGGAGTGAATTTGGGATCACCAAACTCACATCCAGGATTGATCGTTGACAGTGCCCACGATGTCTATATCAACGACTGCTACTTTACGAACTTTGATTTACTCAATCAGGCAGATATAGTTAAGATTACTAATACTCAAACTGCAACAATTGAAAGCACTCTCTTTATGAAGAACATTGATCGGGCACTGCACATCGAGGCtgatgatgtgtacataacAAAGAGTGTGTTCACTAGAAATGATGGAGGTGCAGTTGACATTCAATCAAACAACACACAGATCAACAACACAGAGTTCAACTACAACAGTGCTGAGAATGGAGGAGCAGTAGAAGTGATATCTGGTACTGTAGTGATCACTTGGTGTAACTTTACAAATAACAAAGCTTCTCAGGATGGTGGAGCGCTTTATGTTACTTCAGGCAGCAGTGTGACCATATCCGATAGCAACCTGAAAAACAATGGAGCTAATTGGGGTGGAGCGATAAATGTTGATTCAGGCAATGTATCTATTTCCGGCAGCACACTGATAAACAACACTGCTATAATGAATGGTGGAGCTGTTGATGCTTCTTCCTCAAGCATTGTGTCCATCTTTAACAGTATATTAACAAACAACACCGCTGACAGGAGTGGTGGAGCGTTTGGTGTTACTTCAAACAGCCGTGTGACTATATCCGATAGCAACCTGACAAACAACGGAGCTAAAATTTCAGGTGGAGTGATAAATGTTGATTTAGGCAGTGTATCTATTTCCGGCAgcacactgacaaacaacatTGCTGCAAAGAATGGTGGAGCTATTGATGCTTCTTCCACCAGCCGTGTGACCATATATGATAGTAACCTGAAAAACAATGGAGCTAATTGGGGTGGAGCAATAAATGTTAATTCAGGCAATGTATCTATTTCCGGCAgcacactgacaaacaacatTGCTGCAATGAATGGTGGAGCTATTGATGCTTCTTCCTCAAGCATTGTGTCCATCTTCAACAGTATATTAAGAAACAACACCGCTGATGGgagtggtggagcgattggtgTTCAATCAGGCAATTTGAACATATTTGATAGCAACTTGACGAACAACAGAGCTAAAATTTGGGGTGGAGCGATAAATGTTGACTCAAGCCGTGTGTCTATCTCCGACAGTATACTGACAGATAACACTGCTGACAGTAGTGGTGGAGCTATTGATGCTTCCTCAAGCATTATGTCCATCTTCAACAgcacactgacaaacaacagtgctaaaaggaatggtggagcaattggtGTTACTTCAGACAGCAGCGTGACCATATCCAATAGCAACTTGACGAACAACAGAGCTAAAATTTCAGGTGGAGCGATAAATGTTGATTCAGGCAATGTATCTATTTCCGGGAGCACACTGACGAACAACATTGCTGCAATGAATGGTGGAGCTATTGATGCTTCTTCCTTAAGCATTGTGTCCATCTTCAACAGTATATTAAGAAACAACACCGCTGACGGGAGTGGTGGAGCGTTTGGTGTTACTTCAGGCAGCCGTGTGACCATATCCGATAGCAacctgacaaacaacagagctaaaATTTGGGGTGGAGCGATAAATGTTGAATCAGGCAGTGTATCTATTTCCAATAACACaacactgacaaacaacactGCTGATGGGAGTGGTGGAGCGATTCGTGTTCAATCAGGCAATTTGAACATATTTGATAGCAACTTGACGAACAACAGAGCTAAAATTTGGGGTGGAGCGATAAATGTTGATTCAGGCAATGTATCTATTTCCGGCAgcacactgacaaacaacatTGCTACAATGAATGGTGGAGCTATTGATGCTTCTTCCTCAAGCATTGTGTCCATCTTCAACAGTATATTAAGAAACAACACCGCTGACGGGAGCGGTGGAGCATTTGGTGTTACTTCAAGCAGCCGTGTGACTATATCCGATAGCAACCTGACAAAAAACGGAGCTAAAATTTCAGGTGGAGTGATAAATGTTGATTTAGGCAGTGTATCTATTTCCGACAgcacactgacaaacaacatTGCTACAATGAATGGTGGAGCTATTGATGCTTCTTCCTCAAGCATTGTGTCCATCTTCAACAGTATATTAAGAAACAACACCGCTGACGGGAGCGGTGGAGCATTTGGTGTTACTTCAAGCAGCCGTGTGACTATATCCGATAGCAACCTGACAAAAAACGGAGCTAAAATTTCAGGTGGAGTGATAAATGTTGATTTAGGCAGTGTATCTATTTCCGACAgcacactgacaaacaacatTGCTACAATGAATGGTGGAGCTATTGATGCTTCTTTCTCAAGCATTGTGTCCATCTTCAACAGTATATTAAGAAACAACACCGCTGACGAGAGTGGTGGAGCGTTTGGTGTTACTTCAGGCAGCCGTGTGACCATATCCGATAGCAacctgacaaacaacagagctaaaATTTGGGGTGGAGCGATAAATGTTGAATCAGGCAGTGTATCTATTTCCAATAACACAACACTAACAAACAACACTGCTGATGGgagtggtggagcgattggtgTTCAATCAGGCAATTTGAACATATTTGATAGCAACTTAACGAACAACAGAGCTAAAATTTGGGGTGGAGTGATAAATGTTGATTCAGGCAATGTATCTATTTCCGGCAGCACACTGATAAACAACAGTGCTATAATGTATGGTGGACCTGTTTACAACATTGCTGCAATGAATGGTGGAGCTATTGATGCTTCTTCCTCAAGCATTGTGTCCATCTTCAACAGTATATTAAGAAACAACACCGCTGATGGgagtggtggagcgattggtgTTCAATCAGGCAATTTGAACATATTTGATAGCAACTTGACGAACAACAGAGCTAACATTTGGGGTGGAGCGATAAATGTTGACTCAAGCCGTGTGTCTATCTCCGACAGCATACTGACAGATAACACTGCTGACTACGGTGGAGCGATTGATGCTTCCTCAAGCATTATGTTCATCTTCAACAgcacactgacaaacaacagtgctaaaaggaatggtggagcgattggtgTTACTTCAAACAGCAGCGTGACCATATCCGATAGCAATCTGATAAACAATAGAGCTGAAATTTGGGGTGGAGCGATAAATATTGACTCAGGCAATGTGTCTATCTCTGACAGCATACTAGAAAAGAACAGTGCTAAGAGgaatggtggagcaattgatACTTACTCAGgaagtgtgtccatctccaacagcacACTTACAAACAACATTGCTGACAGGAGTGGTGGAGCGATCGGTGTTTACTCAAGCAGTGTGTCTATCTCAGACAGCACACTGACAAACAATCGTGCTGTCGCGAATGGTGGATTGATCCATTGTGACCTTGGCAGTACTGTGTCCATTTCGGACAGTATGCTgaaaaacaacacagctacctcTGGAGGAGGAATATTTCTAAGAGTGAGTACACTCTCTGTAAATGAGCCAATAAAGATCAATCTCAACACAGCACACCAGGATGGTGCAGGAATTTATGCTCATTCTAGTAGAGTTGATTTTCAATCTGCGTCTGCAAATATACGAAGTGAGATTGTTGACAACATTGCTGGAAATGGTGGAGGTATTTATGCAGTAGCTACAACCATTAAACTAACACACTCACACGTCAGCATCGGCTCAAACACCGCAACTGCTAGTGGAGGTGGAGTGTTTCTACGGCAAAGTTCAAGACTGTACTTATTTAAAAAAGACCATGAACATGTAGCAAAAAAGAATCAGCATAAAATGACGTTCGTATCATTATTGATCAACAACAACTCGGCTCAGTATGGAGGGGGAATATTTGTGGCGGATGACACAGAGAGTGGTGCCTGCAGAGGAGGGGTCACAGAAACTGGTGCTATTCAAACTATTTTTGAGGACTGCTTTATTCAAACAATAAACTTAATGGAACCCGAACCCAAAATAAACCATTTCAACACATTCATGACTAATAACACAGCTACTCAGTCAGGAGCAGATATCTATGGAGGTCTGTTGGACAGGTGCACAGCAGAACAAAATGCTGAATATTACAATTCTTCAAATGGATTGGACTACATAAAAAGAACCGTAAAACCATATACTGAGTTATCAATTTCCTCTTCGCCTATTCAAGTAACTTTTTGCAACCATTCACAAAGTGACTATGTTTTCACGAAAAAGGGACACACATACAAAATCAATGTTATGGCTTTTGACCAAGTTGGAAATCCAATCAATGCCACAATTCGCAGTTCTGTTATCACTAATAGTGGTGTTGGtcgtctcaaagaaggacaaTCTGAACAAGTAGTTGGCAATCAatgcacagaattagagtacaatgtattctcacaagacagctctgctcaagtaGAACTCTATGCTGATGGTCCATGCATGAATTTGGGAATTTCGAGACAAGTTATTAATATTTCTTTTCTACCCTGCACATGCCCTGTCGGACTAAAACCAATTCAGTCCGATATTGAGTGCAaatgtgactgtgatccagacTTGCAACAACTATATCAGATAACAAATTGTTCTGAGGAAAATGGGTCCATAAAGCTGGAAAGTAATAACAACATATGGATAGAATTCATAAATACTCCCAACAAAACAGGGTATGTTGTTAGTAACTGTGcatttgactattgtgtagaaaaaccaatcaacatcagtctaagcaaccctgacgaacagtgtgccttcaatcgaagtggtgtcttgtgtggagaatgtgaaccaggactCAGTCTTGTGTTGGCTACGTCAAACTGTAAAGAATGCTCTAATCTCTACCTTCTTCTACTAATTCCATTTGCACTGGCAGGCATATTGCTAGTTGCTTCAATTCTCGTACTCAAtatcactatagcaactggaaaTATTCATGGCCTCATTTTTTACGCCAACATAGTAGCTGCTAATAGAGCAATTTTCCTTCCTAGTGTAAAAAATGTTTTAACAGTTTTTGTatcatgggtgaatcttgacttgGGAATCGAGACTTGCTTTTACgatggaatgaactctcaaggAAAAGCGCTCATTCAACTTGTCTTTCCCACTTACCTATTTGTTCTAATGCTTCTTATTATACTTTTGAGCAAGTACtttgactcatttgcaaagctcctctccaacaggaacccagttgctgccctaggcacacttgtcctactctcttattctAAATTTTTACGGTTTATTGTTGCAGCACTACAATTCACAGAATTGCATTATCCTGACGGTTCGACCAAAGTTGTTTGGCTGTACGACGGCAATGTGCAATACTTCACTCCCATTCGCATCCCTCAGTTTGTTGCTGCTATCATAATCCTCATTGCCGGTGtattgttcactgtactgctcttctttggacaatggtttcctCGCTGTTCCAAGGTTATGATATGCACCAAGAACACATACTACAATGGTTTCATGGAcgcataccatgctccattcactcccaagcatcgctactgggtgggactgcttCTCTTTGCTCTGATTGTTTATAATTTAGTAGCTGCTATGGATACAGACACTTCTCTCCCTGTTCTATCAGCTGGGTGTATTGCATTCGGACTGATAGCATTGAACAACCGAGTGTATAAAAAGCGATTTAATGAATATTTAGAAGCATTATTTCTACTTAATCTCGGTATTCTATCTATTGGGACTTCGTATGTTGTTGAAACACACCAACAGCAAGAAACACTGACCATTGTTTCGATGCCTATAGCTTTCATCCTTTTTGTGATAATAATCAGCTACCATTTCCACCACTTCATACTAAAGAACACCAAAATATGGCTTAAGATAAAGGAAGTCACAAGAACTGGTACTGCAGACAAAAAGAATCAACAACCTAACAACGCCATGGCAATGCATCAGCTTGCAGccaatgatgatgatgagcAATTTAATAATGCTGAGCAAATACACATTGTGAATCCACCCCTTTACACTGGTGGAGCCgtggaagaagctgaccctgatcgctacatcactcctcccatcatcagaccagccacgagGCCGGAACAGCTGAGACTCTCCTACATGGATGAACTAGCCCCCATCACCACAGAGAactacagaccagcccctcTCCCTCAAAGAGTCAACCGTCGTCCTActgttacacacacagaaatcgCCGGGCCCTTTGCGCAATGA